Genomic window (Fimbriimonadaceae bacterium):
TAACGGCTCATCCGATTCGGCAAAGGGATCGAAGACCTCATCGCGATTCGACGCGGGCTGCGCCGAGGAGCCCGCGTCGTCAATCGGAGCCGGCCGCGACTCCGAAACGGCGGACCGATTCGCTGGGGTACTGGGGTGAAGAGTCTCAGGAGTCGTGCTGCAGCCGGTGATCCCCAGGCTGATCGCTACGACAAGGGGGAGCTTACAGCGTGCGATCAGCCACCCACCACTACGATGCCCGATCCTCATTGTGTGGATCGTCCTTCGACCCGTTCACGCACCTGCCGTTCCGCCTCGACCCAATGTTCGAGATCGTGGCCGTGCTCATAGCCACACCGGCAGTAGAGCGCATACGCCAACGTCTGAATTTCCTCCTGCAACCGAGCCTGATTCGGTTGTACGGGGTGCACCGCTTCAGATTGTTTCCGGGTGTGTGCCATGGTCTGACCTCCCGTCATGAATGGTGATCCCATCGGCTGGGACAGAATCTGTACGATTGTGCCTCAGGCTATCACGTGGGCCCGTATCACTCTGTCAGCTGGTTCACACTTTGAGGTGTGGTGGTGTGACAAACGGGAAACGGGGTCGGTCGGCGACGACGGGT
Coding sequences:
- a CDS encoding DUF2934 domain-containing protein; translation: MAHTRKQSEAVHPVQPNQARLQEEIQTLAYALYCRCGYEHGHDLEHWVEAERQVRERVEGRSTQ